The nucleotide sequence CTTGTTTTGCAATATCGCAAGAGCTTGTGAACTTCGCTGTACCAGTTGGGTTGAACTGGAATGTACATTCAGCTGGGTCAGCAGTAATAGTTGCTGGCGCTGTTGCCATTGCCTTTTCCAACGCTGGGTTAGCAAAGTGTGTCAAAGCATTAAACACGGAAACAGGGGTGTTAGGGATGTAAGTAATTACAGCCAATAACAAACCGCCCATGATGATCACTTTACGACCGATCTTGTCAGACAAGCTACCAAAGACCACAAAAAATGGTGTGCCGATTACTAATGAACCAGCAATCAACAAGTTCGCTGTCTTAGCATCTACTTTCAACACTTGTGTGAGGTAGAACAAAGCGTAAAACTGACCTGTGTACCAAACCACCGCTTGACCTGCAACCAGACCAAACAATGCCAAGATCACAATCTTCAAGTTCTTCCATTGACCGAATGACTCTGTCAAAGGCGCTTTAGACAATTTGCCTTCTTCTTTCATCTTCTTGAAAGCTGGAGATTCATTCATGGACAAACGAATCCATACAGAAACTGCCAACAACCCAATAGAAACGATGAAAGGAACGCGCCAGCCCCAAACGTCAAAGTCTGGACCAGTGAATTCACGTGTGAACAAAATCACGAGCAAGGAGAGGAACAAGCCTAAGGTAGCTGTTGTCTGAATCCAAGCTGTGTATGCACCACGACGACCATGAGGAGCGTGTTCTGCAACGTAAGTAGCAGCACCACCGTACTCACCGCCCAAAGCCAAACCTTGAAGCATACGCAATGCGATCAAGATCACTGGAGCAGCAACGCCGATGGTTGCATAGTTAGGCAGAATACCCACGATGAAAGTTGCGCCGCCCATCAATAAGATGGTTACCAAGAAGGTGTATTTACGGCCAATCAAATCGCCGAGACGACCAAACACCAACGCGCCAAATGGACGCACGATGAAACCAGCAGCAAACGCTAACAAAGCAAAAATGAAGGCAGAGCCAGCATCTAGGCCAGAGAAGAATTGCTTAGCAATAATTGCCGCAAGTGAACCGTAAAGATAAAAGTCGTACCACTCAAAAACCGTACCTAAAGATGATGCAAAGATAACTTTGCGTTCTTCAGCGGTCATTGGGGCTGCTTTAGTTGATGTTGACATCAGTAGCTCCTAACTATTTTTATTAAATAAATAACAACGGGTCGATTATGCTTTGAAAAAATTCAAAGAAATCCACTAGTTAGGGTAATTCCCCATCAAATAGGATCGGGGTTTTCCCGAGATATTTGGGAATTAGAGGTAGCTACGCAACACCTATGAGCCCAGCGTTGATGCAATTAACGCGTTTTAGTAATAAACATTTTGGGTACGTGCAGATCCCAATAAATAGCAGCTGCGCGCAGTCCAAAAATTCCGAGCATACAGATCACGGAGCCCTCAACAACATACTGAGGCAAGAAGTTCAGCACCAGAACATAGACGCAACAACCCAAAGTCACCGGAATGGCATAAAGCTCATGCGACATGATGAGCGTTTTTCTGCCAGCCAAGACATCGCGCAATAAGCCACCGCCAATGGCAGTAATCACACCCAAAATGACTGGCGCAATAGGCAGACCATAACCCATGCCCCATGCCTTATCAGCACCCTGAATCGCAAAGAGAGCAGCACCAAATCCGTCGATATACAGCATCCACCGATAAATTTGCGGTTGGGTAAAGAAAGATTCTGCAAAGAAGGTGAGGATGCTAGCGCCGAGTGCAAGCCACACATACATTTGGTTCTCAGACCAGAAAATGGGTGCTTCTAAAATAATGTCGCGAATAGTGCCGCCGCCAATGGCGGTAATTAAACCCAGTACCAAGACGCCAAAGAGGTCTACGCCACGATCTGCAATAGCTAAGACACCCGTTACCGCAAAGGCCATGGTTGCAATGATGCCAATCCAGAAATTAATGTCTTCCATAACATTGAGTCTAATGCACTTTGTCTGAGCACAGACTTGAATGACCATCCTCAATATACTGTCAGCTATGTGTGCAAATAAGGTGTTGATATGACCTCCAAGCTGTATAGCTTTTGGCGCAGCTCCGCCGCTTTTCGGGTTCGCATTGCCCTCAATCTCAAGGGTATGGATTATCAAATCATTCCCGTACATCTCGGTAAAAATGGTGGAGATCAATTGGGCGAGGAGTATGGCAAGAAAAATCCCAGTCGCCTAGTGCCTCTTCTAGAAGATGGCAAAAAAAGTATTCATCAATCCTTAGCCATTATTGAGTACCTCGAAGAGATTCAATCTGAGCCAGCACTTCTACCAACACTAGCGATTGATCGCGCATGGGTGCGTGCTATTGCAATGGATATTGCGAGCGATATTCACCCAATCAATAATTTACGGGTGTTGCGTTATCTGATCAAGAAACTCGGCATCAGCAGTGAGGCGAAGGATGAATGGTATGGGCACTGGATCAAGGTTGGACTCGAAAGTGTAGAGATGCAATTAAGTCTTGATCCACGGGTTGGGAGATTTGCCTATGGCGATCAACCTGGCTTGATTGATGTCTGCTTAGTGCCCCAACTCTTTAATGCACTAAGCGCAAGAGTAGATGTAAAGCCTTACCCCACTCTCATGCGAATCTTTCATGAATGCATGACATTGCCCGCCTTTAACGATGCCTCTTGGGAAAAACAAATGGATGCTGAGGGACTAAATCCCGTTGCTCCACCACAAAAATAAAGAGAGCGTCAGCAAAGAACTCACGGTAGTAATTAGTACCACTCTAGAAATCACACTACCGTCAGCCTTGTAGTACTGCGCCAACATAAAGGGGCCCGTACCAGTGGGTAGCGCGCTGAGTATGACGATGGCACTTACCCACAATGCTGGCAACTCCAAGATGGGGCCCGCAATGACCCAAGCAATCAAGGGTTGAAGAATCAACTTTGCCAAACTGATACCCCAAGCCCGAGCAGGAGCGGCAGTACTTTTTTGCATCAGAAATAAACCGATGGAAACGAGAGCGCAAGGTGTTGATGCGGCAGCTAAGAACGCAATTACTTGTGCAATCGGATCATACAAAGTTAAATCACTCGAGGCCCACAATAGACCCGCAACTGGAGCTATTAACAAGGGATTAGTGCAAAGCGATTTAATGACGCTTAAACCAATCTCATGCGGCTTCTTATGCGACAAGATGCCGATCTCAATCAAGACCGTCGCCAGGGCAAACATGACAAACACAATGAAGGTGGAAATAATCGCAGGGGCTAAACCATCTTGGCCAAGGGCAAGTGCGCACAAAGGAATCCCCATATACCCAGTATTTGAATAAGAGGCGCTGAGGCTATCAAAACTGGCTGCCGCTAAATCGCGATGACATACCCAGCTTACCAAGAGCACCAGTAGAAAAACAATTAAACAACTTAGAAAAAAAGCAGTGATGAAACCAGGTTGCCAAAGCGTTTGCCATCCACTATTGGCGGCAAAGTTAAATAGTTGCGCAGGCAATGCCAACCAAACAACAAAACGATTGAGCTCAACTGAAGCATTAATGCCTAACTTACCAGTACGCCCACCAACATACCCAATCAATATGAGTAGGAATACTGGGAGAACTACATTAAATACGTAGAGCAAAATATTTAACGAGTGATAGTTAAGAGATTAGGAAATTTTCTTCAGCGTCTTCATATAACGCTGCGCATTTTTGACATATCGACCAGCGATATCGTGGATGCCAGCAATCTGCTCCGGGGTCAACTCTTTTACCGCCTTAGCGGGAGTCCCCAAAATCATGGAGCCATCCGGAAATTCTTTTCCTTCGGTAACAAGCGCGCCCGCACCTACGAGACAGTTTTTTCCAATCTTTGCGCCATTCAAAATCACCGCGCCAATGCCAATCAAACTACCGTCTCCGATGTAGCAACCATGCAGCATCACTTGATGACCAACAGTGACCTGCTTACCAATGATGAGTGGATAGCCTGGATCGGTGTGCAAAACAGAAGCATCTTGCACATTGCTGCCTGCGCCGATTTGAATGAGGTCGTTATCGCCGCGGATAACGACTTTAGGCCAGATACTCGCATCTTGATGAAGTTCAACCTTGCCGATCACTTCTGCGCTGTCGGCAACCCAAGCACCCTCAGCTAGATGAGGGGCATTTCCGTCTAGTTCAAATATAGCCATTACTTATTATAGGTATCATTCAGGGCATGGATAAACGTTGTAGCCATAAAGCAGTATTACTAGTTTAGTTGGCGCCCTGTTGTATAAGAATTTTTTTGGTTTATCATCGTTTTTACATACATCTAAGGGAGAACCCATGAAAAAAATCCTCATCGCATTGGCCGCTTTAGCCGCATTTTCCGGTCTTACTCAAGCACAAGAAACCATCAAGGTATTAAGCACGCAAGAGCTCGCGAATGTTTGCAAACTTCCTGCAAGCCCAGAATCCCTTAGCTTCTGTATTGGTTTTACTACTTCTGTTTATGAAACTTATTTAGCAACTCGTCACCCACAACGTGCGAAGCCATTTATTTGCGTTAAGCAACCTGCTCCAGCACGTGATGAAGTCATTGGTGATTTTGTGAAGTTTGCCAATAGCACTCCACAAGTTGCAGACAAACCAGCAGCAGGTGTTTTCTTGGGCTTCTTAGCTTCACGCTTCCCTTGCGCCAGAAAATAATCTAAGTAACTTAGACAAACGAATACCCATTTAAAGGATCAGCTGAGATGAAAAAAATTATCGCAATTACCGCAGCAACTTTAGCAATCGCTGGTTGCTCAAACATGAGCAACACCGAGCAACGTACACTCTCAGGCGCAGGCATTGGCGCAGCAGCTGGTGCTGTTGGCACGGCAATCTTCCACGGCAATCCTATCTGGGGCGCAGTTGGTGGTGCAGCAGTGGGTGCAGCATCTGGCTATGTCTATGATGCTTACAAGAAAAATGAAGCCTCTAATTACAATGCTGGCTACAACGCTGGAAAAAAGAATCAGCCAGCTCAGGCACCTAATTAATAAGCCTAGCTAAGCAGAATACCCAGGCCTATTGAGGCCCGAGTTCAGCAATACCAACCCAGCTCGTATTAATTTACCAGCTGGGTTTTTATTTGAATCTGCCCTGCCAATGCTTTATGGATTGGACATTTATCTGCAATCTCAAGTAAGCGCTCTTTTTCTTCAGCACTCAAGTTGCCTTGCAACTGAATCTCGCGGGAGAATGTTTCAACATCATCATTCCGTTCGATATCCACAGTTACGATAGCATTGTCTAATTTCATTTCTTTGCGCCCAGCGTACATCTTTAAAGTCATTGAGGTACAGGCTGCCAAAGCAGCACCAAGATATTCGTGAGGACTTGGGCCGGTATCAGAGCCTCCTTTAGAAACTTCAGCATCAGACAAAAAATGTAAATCACCAGCAGTTAATTTCTGCTGAAGGGGGCCTTGGCCAAACTGCGAAACTACTTTTCTCATAAGAATCCTAAAAAATTATTAATGCAAAAAAATCATCAAGACCGACTTTAACTGGAATGGGATTTGCTTGCTTTTGCTACGATGGGTAATTGCGCCTTCTTCCAAGCACTAAAGCCACCCTCTAAGTGGCATATATTAGGGACACCCATTCTCTGGAGGGTTTGTGTTGCTAGGGCCGAACGCCAAGCTGAGGCGCAATACAACACGATCCTCTTGCCTTCCCCAAAGATTGGTTTGTAATAAGGGCTGTCAGGGTCAACCCAAAACTCCAACATTCCCCTGGGGGCATGCAGCGCATTTGGAATCATGCCCTCTCGCTCTAATTCACGAACATCCCGTATATCCACAAACACCACATTTGTATCTACCAATAAATCTGACGCCATTTCCATGGAGAGCGTCTCAATTTCAGCCATTGCCTCCTGAATGAGCTCTTGATACCCAATCTTTAATTTCACCAAAATCTCCTAAATTAACAATGTCTGAGCCTCACCAAGCACCTGCTACCATTCTGCTATGAACTTTACCCCCACAGAACTTGGTGCGAGCATTATTTTTGCAATTGCTGTTTTGCATACCTTTTGCACAGGCTATTTTGAAACGATTGCTAAAAAATCGCCTCGACATGCTGGTCTTTGGCATCTCCTTGGTGAAGTAGAAATTGTTTTTGGTTTTTGGGCTGCCATACTGGTTATTTTTATTTCCTTATATGACGACTTAGGGACTGCTAAGAACTTTCTGAATAAACGCAATTTCACAGAACCACTCTTTGTCTTTGCCATCATGATTGTGGCTGGCACAAAACCCATTCTGTATTTTTCTACTCAAATTTTGCATGTGCTGGCCAATGGCCTGCAATATCTTTTGCGTATCAGAAGCGCTCCTGCTTTATATTTTTTAACTCTAGGGGCCACACCACTCCTTGGCTCTTTGATCACCGAGCCTGCAGCGATGACTCTGGCTGCTTTTTTATTGCGCGATCTTGTCTATCGTCACCAATGTTCTAAAGCGCTTCTATTTGGCACCCTTGGCGTGCTCTTTGTGAATATCTCCATTGGAGGCACACTCACCAATTTTGCTGCTCCGCCTGTTCTGATGGTGGCCTCTACCTGGGGATGGAGTTCAGCATTTATGTTTAGCAACTTTGGTCTAGAGTCTTGCATTGCGATCTTCATCAATGCTCTGGCAGCAACGCTTTTATTTCATCACCAATTGATTGAACCTAATGCCGATAAAGGGGAAGTAAAAATTCCTTTCGCAGTCATTTTGACGCACCTAGTTTTCTTATTTGGTGTGGTTTACTTTGCGCATGATCCGATTATTTTCACGTGGACTCTGCTCTTCTTTATTGGTTACACCACGGCATATCCAAAACATCAAAGTCCTCTCATCCTGAAAGAAGCACTTTTAGTGGGATTCTTCCTGGGTGGCTTAGTAGTATTGGGTTCATTGCAAGGATGGTGGCTGCAACCCATTCTCGAAATGATGAGCCCTACCGCAGTCTTTTATGGCAGTCTTGGTTTAACTGCTTTCACTGACAATGCGGCACTCACCTATTTAGGATCATTGGTTACGGGAACCTCACCGGAGTTCAAGCTGGCATTAGTGGGTGGAGCGGTTGCCGGTGGTGGCCTCACCGTTATTGCTAATGCCCCCAACCCAGCGGGTATTGCGATCTTGCGTGGCCACTTTCCTGGGCATACGGTTTCAGCGCTGTATTTATTGATTGCGGCCATTCCGCCCACCATCGTGGCAATTCTGGCTTACAGACTCATATAAGAACAACTTGGGTCTTAGGCGGTAAAATCTGAGCTTCGCCCCCAGCTATACACCTGAGAACGGCATATGAAAAAGCTCTACATCAAAACCTTTGGCTGTCAAATGAACGAGTACGACTCGGGAAAAATGGCAGACCTCCTGCATGCGGATGAAGGCATGGTCATGACGGATCGCCCTGAAGATGCCGACGTGGTTCTTCTCAACACCTGCTCTATCCGCGAAAAAGCGGAAGATAAAGTCTTTTCAGATTTAGGACGGCTGCGTGAACTCAAAAAAACGAAGCCTGACTTACTGATTGGTGTTGGTGGCTGCGTTGCCAGCCAAGAAGGTCAACAAATTGTTAGCCGCGCTCCTTACGTAGATGTTGTGTTTGGACCTCAAACACTCCATCGCTTATCCGACCTCATTGCACAGCGTCGCAAAACAGGCATCTCACAAGTGGATATTTCTTTTCCTGAAATCGAAAAGTTTGATCATCTTCCCGCATCTCGCCAAACTCGTGGCTCTGCATACGTCTCCATCATGGAAGGTTGCTCTAAGTATTGCAGCTACTGTGTTGTGCCATATACGCGTGGTGAAGAAGTCTCAAGACCATTTGATGATGTGCTGACAGAAGTCGCTGGCCTAGCAAGTAAAGGCGTTAAAGAAATTGTTCTGCTTGGTCAAAACGTAAACGCCTATCTTGGCAAGATGGGTGATACCGAAGAAATCGCTGACTTTGCTCTATTGATTGAATACATCGCTGAAATTCCTGGGGTTGAACGAATTCGCTTTACCACCAGCCATCCTAAAGAATTTACACAACGCCTCA is from Polynucleobacter sp. MWH-S4W17 and encodes:
- a CDS encoding MFS transporter — translated: MSTSTKAAPMTAEERKVIFASSLGTVFEWYDFYLYGSLAAIIAKQFFSGLDAGSAFIFALLAFAAGFIVRPFGALVFGRLGDLIGRKYTFLVTILLMGGATFIVGILPNYATIGVAAPVILIALRMLQGLALGGEYGGAATYVAEHAPHGRRGAYTAWIQTTATLGLFLSLLVILFTREFTGPDFDVWGWRVPFIVSIGLLAVSVWIRLSMNESPAFKKMKEEGKLSKAPLTESFGQWKNLKIVILALFGLVAGQAVVWYTGQFYALFYLTQVLKVDAKTANLLIAGSLVIGTPFFVVFGSLSDKIGRKVIIMGGLLLAVITYIPNTPVSVFNALTHFANPALEKAMATAPATITADPAECTFQFNPTGTAKFTSSCDIAKQVMASNSASYTTVAAPAGATAVVKIGDIEIPGYTSKGIDPAEAKAKDAEFKKAIREALNKEGYPVKADPAQINYFAVLCLLVYLVLLVTMVYGPIAAMLVEMFPTRIRYTSMSLPYHIGNGWFGGLLPTISFALVAQNGNIYYGLWYPIIIAAMTLVIGTLFVRETKDVDIYARD
- a CDS encoding trimeric intracellular cation channel family protein; its protein translation is MEDINFWIGIIATMAFAVTGVLAIADRGVDLFGVLVLGLITAIGGGTIRDIILEAPIFWSENQMYVWLALGASILTFFAESFFTQPQIYRWMLYIDGFGAALFAIQGADKAWGMGYGLPIAPVILGVITAIGGGLLRDVLAGRKTLIMSHELYAIPVTLGCCVYVLVLNFLPQYVVEGSVICMLGIFGLRAAAIYWDLHVPKMFITKTR
- the maiA gene encoding maleylacetoacetate isomerase — encoded protein: MTSKLYSFWRSSAAFRVRIALNLKGMDYQIIPVHLGKNGGDQLGEEYGKKNPSRLVPLLEDGKKSIHQSLAIIEYLEEIQSEPALLPTLAIDRAWVRAIAMDIASDIHPINNLRVLRYLIKKLGISSEAKDEWYGHWIKVGLESVEMQLSLDPRVGRFAYGDQPGLIDVCLVPQLFNALSARVDVKPYPTLMRIFHECMTLPAFNDASWEKQMDAEGLNPVAPPQK
- a CDS encoding AEC family transporter, with the translated sequence MLYVFNVVLPVFLLILIGYVGGRTGKLGINASVELNRFVVWLALPAQLFNFAANSGWQTLWQPGFITAFFLSCLIVFLLVLLVSWVCHRDLAAASFDSLSASYSNTGYMGIPLCALALGQDGLAPAIISTFIVFVMFALATVLIEIGILSHKKPHEIGLSVIKSLCTNPLLIAPVAGLLWASSDLTLYDPIAQVIAFLAAASTPCALVSIGLFLMQKSTAAPARAWGISLAKLILQPLIAWVIAGPILELPALWVSAIVILSALPTGTGPFMLAQYYKADGSVISRVVLITTVSSLLTLSLFLWWSNGI
- a CDS encoding gamma carbonic anhydrase family protein, with amino-acid sequence MAIFELDGNAPHLAEGAWVADSAEVIGKVELHQDASIWPKVVIRGDNDLIQIGAGSNVQDASVLHTDPGYPLIIGKQVTVGHQVMLHGCYIGDGSLIGIGAVILNGAKIGKNCLVGAGALVTEGKEFPDGSMILGTPAKAVKELTPEQIAGIHDIAGRYVKNAQRYMKTLKKIS
- a CDS encoding Rap1a/Tai family immunity protein, which translates into the protein MKKILIALAALAAFSGLTQAQETIKVLSTQELANVCKLPASPESLSFCIGFTTSVYETYLATRHPQRAKPFICVKQPAPARDEVIGDFVKFANSTPQVADKPAAGVFLGFLASRFPCARK
- a CDS encoding glycine zipper domain-containing protein, which encodes MKKIIAITAATLAIAGCSNMSNTEQRTLSGAGIGAAAGAVGTAIFHGNPIWGAVGGAAVGAASGYVYDAYKKNEASNYNAGYNAGKKNQPAQAPN
- a CDS encoding OsmC family protein, with amino-acid sequence MRKVVSQFGQGPLQQKLTAGDLHFLSDAEVSKGGSDTGPSPHEYLGAALAACTSMTLKMYAGRKEMKLDNAIVTVDIERNDDVETFSREIQLQGNLSAEEKERLLEIADKCPIHKALAGQIQIKTQLVN
- a CDS encoding rhodanese-like domain-containing protein, yielding MKLKIGYQELIQEAMAEIETLSMEMASDLLVDTNVVFVDIRDVRELEREGMIPNALHAPRGMLEFWVDPDSPYYKPIFGEGKRIVLYCASAWRSALATQTLQRMGVPNICHLEGGFSAWKKAQLPIVAKASKSHSS
- a CDS encoding putative Na+/H+ antiporter is translated as MNFTPTELGASIIFAIAVLHTFCTGYFETIAKKSPRHAGLWHLLGEVEIVFGFWAAILVIFISLYDDLGTAKNFLNKRNFTEPLFVFAIMIVAGTKPILYFSTQILHVLANGLQYLLRIRSAPALYFLTLGATPLLGSLITEPAAMTLAAFLLRDLVYRHQCSKALLFGTLGVLFVNISIGGTLTNFAAPPVLMVASTWGWSSAFMFSNFGLESCIAIFINALAATLLFHHQLIEPNADKGEVKIPFAVILTHLVFLFGVVYFAHDPIIFTWTLLFFIGYTTAYPKHQSPLILKEALLVGFFLGGLVVLGSLQGWWLQPILEMMSPTAVFYGSLGLTAFTDNAALTYLGSLVTGTSPEFKLALVGGAVAGGGLTVIANAPNPAGIAILRGHFPGHTVSALYLLIAAIPPTIVAILAYRLI
- the miaB gene encoding tRNA (N6-isopentenyl adenosine(37)-C2)-methylthiotransferase MiaB, whose amino-acid sequence is MKKLYIKTFGCQMNEYDSGKMADLLHADEGMVMTDRPEDADVVLLNTCSIREKAEDKVFSDLGRLRELKKTKPDLLIGVGGCVASQEGQQIVSRAPYVDVVFGPQTLHRLSDLIAQRRKTGISQVDISFPEIEKFDHLPASRQTRGSAYVSIMEGCSKYCSYCVVPYTRGEEVSRPFDDVLTEVAGLASKGVKEIVLLGQNVNAYLGKMGDTEEIADFALLIEYIAEIPGVERIRFTTSHPKEFTQRLIDVYAKVPKLVSHLHLPVQHGSDSMLSAMKRGYTALEFKSIIRKMRAVRPDLTLSSDFIVGFPGETEADFEKLLKMVKDLNFDNSFCFIFSPRPGTPAANLHDDTPYEVKLKRLQTLLALVEGQANQISQKMLGNIERVLIEGLAKDGINLQGRAENNRVIHFTAPVQDIESLIGQFVDIRITEVLNYTLRGDLVEAHVSQ